The Argentina anserina chromosome 5, drPotAnse1.1, whole genome shotgun sequence genome includes the window CTGGTTTTGTAATTAGTTTTGTAGATTGATTAATAATCATAAATATATTAGATCCGCCACGTATTTTGTTTAGAACAAAGGTTGATTAGACATGATCATAACCCAAATGATTTTGGACCATTGATGATGGACTTATTAATTAATCTCAATTCAAGATAAGATTTCCGATCCACATTGGATTCCACCAAGTACATGGTTTACACTTCAGACCATTCCTTGTATAAACATGAATAGATTATGCAACAGTAACGTAGTTTGAGTCTGAGATGCTTGAGATGTGAATTCATCTTGTGGAACCATGACGACAGACAAAAGAGCATCAGATGAAGTGAACTAGGAGATAAGAGGCATAATTTTGATTGGAAAAGGAAACCAGAAACTGTTTCAACGGGTAATTTCAAGAGCATCATGCGTCCAACTTAAACTCACTGACCCAGGCGCAACAGACTTAGACATCACATTCTCATATTCCTCACCAGACGCACTTGAAACTGTTATATGATCAGAACTGATATCAAGTGACTTGTTTTCCCCAGTGCTACCAACAGAATGGAAGTGGCGGACCCGGTTCAGATAACCAGGCCGGCTGTGATCAGAGTGTGATGCATTGTGGAGAGTAGGAGACCTGTCCTTGATGCAGCCATTAACTGTCTCTACATCCAGAATCATACTTGTATCGACTTGCCTCGGACTTGATCCACATGATTTCTCCATATCGAGTACTAGAACTGATGCATTTACCTTCCTGTTGGCGGCAGAACAAGCTGGAAAAAATTGCCCTTGTTTCAGCTCATTAGAAGATGAAAATGGCCCTACCTCATTCTCTTGGTCACAAATCTGAACATCCAGTTTCTGTTCATCTATCAGTAAGGCATGAGTTATGGCCCTAGTTTCTTCTCTCTGCTTCTTGTAAAAGAACATGGCTCTCTACAAGATAACCACAAGCATGAGCCATCAGTTGGACTATTGCAAAACATAATACAAAtagttgaaaaagaaaagcatATATATGCAAAGGGTATATGTGGCAATGAAATCCAAGCCCAACGGAAAAACATAAAGATATTCTATACATACTTTGTTGGTATTAATTATAGACCAGTCCAGCATGTTCATACCTGAAAAACAGAATCATCTACGGCAACAAAAAGAGAAGCACTTGACGCAAGTTTTGGCAGCTCCACTTGGGTTTTTACAACTTTCTACATGACAGAAAGAAATACCAGTTAGTTGAAAAGAATTAAGAACACAATAAACCACAcattccaaatttccaattattaattttacctCCAGACAGAGAAGCTCCAAAGAATCTCCATCAATGTTTTCATTCGGTTCTACATCTTTTAAAGTCAGACATTTATTGTATAACTCTGGATGCGTAAGCTCAACTGAAATGTCAAGCTTGGAGAGATACACAAGCCAAAAATGACCATCCTCATCCTTTGGCATCTCAGAATGTTTGGGTAATTTCTCAGCAATACTTTTGGATATACATGGTTCCTTTGCTAACTCAACAGTATCTAGACCAATTTCGATtttctgacctttgtccaaaTGAGTATCACTCTGGCTCTCTTGCAGCCATGATAACCCCAAGCAAGTTTCATCCTCATTTGCATATGCTGCAGATTTCAATTCATGAGAGACTGAAGGAAGCTCTACATTCACACCACCAATTGAGCCGTTCAACATATCTGCACTTGTCTCCATCTGCTGGTCGCCTATAAGTTCTGCCTTGTGGTTCCAATCAAACGTCCCATGTGCTGGAGCCTCAGGCCTGGTGGCAACATTATTTGCATCTTGGCCAGGCAAAGGAGGGtacaaaccattgtcaaaagGATTTCGCCACCCATATTGATGCCCATGGCTGAAGTATCTGCCAGTATTAGGGACATCATGAGAAAATACAGGGTGATTTACATCCATCAAAGGTCTGGCAGTATACATAGGAAATGCAGGATAGTGATGCATAAGGGGATTAAAACCAACAGAAACGGGACCATGCTGGAAATGAGTGAAGTTGTTCACGAGTGGATACGGCCGATTCGGAAGACCTTTCCGGGCATTACCATGCACTGATCCAGCATTGGGACGATTAGCCCTCTTGTGATGATTGTGAGGTTGACGAAATTTGGAGTATGAGTTGCTAGATACTTGACCAGCATtgattgaagatgaagaagagaaaacatCACAATCTTCCTGGGGTTTTTCACCTGTGGGAAGGTTCTTGGAAGGCAACTGCCAACTTCCCTTTCCTTCAGCAAAAGATGATCCTGAATCCTTGACACCACTGCTCCTTCCAAATTTGTTGTTATCAGGATTGTGCCCGCTAGATTGTATCAACTTAGAATCATCAGGTAGATCCACAGGAGAATTGGACGGCTTGGACACatcacaaatcaaatccctCTCAACTGATAAGTCACAAAAACTACTGTCATCCTTGTCAATCAGTCTCTTGGTATGCTTAGACAAACACGGCTGCTCAAGAGCTCCAGAAACATCTGCAACCTCCTTTGAAGGAAGGAGATTTATGTGAACTCTTTCATCCGGTTCCCCATACTTCAATTCTGATTGGATTGAGGGCCTAAAAGGTCCGCAAAGACAGTAATTAGCTGAAGATAAATATTTACAAGCCAAAGGAGACAAAAAGACAAAGTGAAgcacaagcaaaaatcatcatGACAAACCCAGACAAAATCCAAATCCTGTATCCAAGTTATTAATATATACTTCGAAAGGACCAATAAAAATGGTCATGCCGCTTGCTAATAATTCcttccaaaaaaaattcttcttATCCATTTTCTGTATTACATTACCACTCATCTCAGTTATCACTTTTCGGCATGGTCTACAGTCTACAATACAAATTTCTAAACAGATAATGATAGATTGATAGGCACAAAATGGTTCACTCCAAAGACCAACACAACCAGGGCACTAGCACAATTATAAGCATCGAAAAGTAAATGGCACATGCCTCATTTGACCAATAGAAATGAAGACCAGTATCATTTTACATATCATGCCGCTTACTGCATTCATTAGGAGTACACCACATACCGCAACTGCTGAAAATTTTCACCAGACAGAAAAATACCTGAATTGATCTTTTGAAAGATGAGAATAGGAACTAGGTGAATTCCTCTGTTTGTTACAGCTTGCATTTAAGTCTGCATCAGCATGGTGTAAATGAGATCCTTCCTCATCAGCAACATGCTCTGTCATGCCACTGACTTTCTTTTCTGGATATAAATGTTGTGCCTTGATACTTTGGGATCTACTTCGGTCCTCTCTATCATCAGCTCTACTTCCCTTATTATCATCATACCTAATGAGTTCTCCAGCATTCCTTTCTGGATCAACATACCGTTCCTTGGAACTCCGGGATTGGTCCTCCCTATCATCAGCTTTATTTCTCCTATCATCCTTATACCTAGTGTCCCCTCCATCATTCTTTTCTGGATCAAAATGTTGTTCCTTGGTACTTCTGGATCTGCTATATGTTTGGTCCCCTCCGTCATTATATATACTGTATCCTACATTATTCTTTCCTGGAtcaacattttgtttcttggtACTTTGGGATGTACTATACTCATGATACATTCTGTCATCACCTCTACTTCCCCTACCATCATTATACCTGGGATTTTCtccatcatcatatcttgATCTCTTATACCGAATTCCAATGGCATAACTTTCATCCTTTGCATGCTTACTACCTGACCTGTCACTGTGGTGATCCCTTGAGGGACATTTGTCGTGGTGCCTATCTTCCAGGTGTCTCTTCTTACAGTCAAAATCTTCGGTTGTCCTGCTATCCCTTGGCCTACTATCACCGTCAGCATCTTCTTCATACCTAACTTCATAACTTGCAGCATCTTTGTGCTTACGATCTCTGTCAGCATCTTCTTCGTACTTACCTTTATATCTTGCAGCATCCTTGTGCCTACTATCTCTGTCAGCATCTTCTTTGTACCTAACTTTATAACTTGCAGCATCCTTGTGTTTACTATCTCGGTCAGCATATTCTTCGTACTTAGCTTTATATCTAGCAGCATCCTTATCAGCAGCTTCTCCTGTAACTTTACAGCTCGCACCATCCTTGTGCCTACTACCTCTATCAGCGTCTTCTCCATGCTTACTGGCATAACTTGCAGCATCCTTGTGCCTACTATCTCTGTCAGCGGCTTCTCCATACTTGACTTTAGTACCTGCACCATCCGTGTGCCTAACATCTCTGTCAATGACTTCTCCACACTTACTAGTATAACTTGCACCATCTGCGTGCCTATTATCTCTGTTGTCGGATTTTCTAAACTTATATTTATAACCTACACCATCCATGTATCTATCCGTGTCATCTCTCTCACATTCCTGATACTCACCCTTCTGAACAGACCCATCCCTGCTCCTCCTAATTAGTTTCTCAAGCTCCTTTGACTTCAGATTTCGCACCTCCTCTTTCGAAGGCCTCTCTACAAAATCATACATACATATCAAGATGCATCCAGATTCATCATGCACATAGCACCAATCCGAATTTGTTCATTTACAACATAAATAATCATTAAAGAATCTGAAAATTACTAAGCATACTTCATAAAGTACATTTAATATTATGCAGCAATTATCAACACAAGAACagcaagaacataaa containing:
- the LOC126793355 gene encoding uncharacterized protein LOC126793355, yielding MKKSSRTTSSRKQSKHSSGYPDSETEIVDDEEREGGRRKTKTCKEESSVTVSHAGEKRKLEDGGGNRCLHENDSEVFADVEQISSKRRRESEKKNKNKNMKDEIADTERPSKEEVRNLKSKELEKLIRRSRDGSVQKGEYQECERDDTDRYMDGVGYKYKFRKSDNRDNRHADGASYTSKCGEVIDRDVRHTDGAGTKVKYGEAADRDSRHKDAASYASKHGEDADRGSRHKDGASCKVTGEAADKDAARYKAKYEEYADRDSKHKDAASYKVRYKEDADRDSRHKDAARYKGKYEEDADRDRKHKDAASYEVRYEEDADGDSRPRDSRTTEDFDCKKRHLEDRHHDKCPSRDHHSDRSGSKHAKDESYAIGIRYKRSRYDDGENPRYNDGRGSRGDDRMYHEYSTSQSTKKQNVDPGKNNVGYSIYNDGGDQTYSRSRSTKEQHFDPEKNDGGDTRYKDDRRNKADDREDQSRSSKERYVDPERNAGELIRYDDNKGSRADDREDRSRSQSIKAQHLYPEKKVSGMTEHVADEEGSHLHHADADLNASCNKQRNSPSSYSHLSKDQFRPSIQSELKYGEPDERVHINLLPSKEVADVSGALEQPCLSKHTKRLIDKDDSSFCDLSVERDLICDVSKPSNSPVDLPDDSKLIQSSGHNPDNNKFGRSSGVKDSGSSFAEGKGSWQLPSKNLPTGEKPQEDCDVFSSSSSINAGQVSSNSYSKFRQPHNHHKRANRPNAGSVHGNARKGLPNRPYPLVNNFTHFQHGPVSVGFNPLMHHYPAFPMYTARPLMDVNHPVFSHDVPNTGRYFSHGHQYGWRNPFDNGLYPPLPGQDANNVATRPEAPAHGTFDWNHKAELIGDQQMETSADMLNGSIGGVNVELPSVSHELKSAAYANEDETCLGLSWLQESQSDTHLDKGQKIEIGLDTVELAKEPCISKSIAEKLPKHSEMPKDEDGHFWLVYLSKLDISVELTHPELYNKCLTLKDVEPNENIDGDSLELLCLEKVVKTQVELPKLASSASLFVAVDDSVFQRAMFFYKKQREETRAITHALLIDEQKLDVQICDQENEVGPFSSSNELKQGQFFPACSAANRKVNASVLVLDMEKSCGSSPRQVDTSMILDVETVNGCIKDRSPTLHNASHSDHSRPGYLNRVRHFHSVGSTGENKSLDISSDHITVSSASGEEYENVMSKSVAPGSVSLSWTHDALEITR